A region of Triplophysa dalaica isolate WHDGS20190420 chromosome 18, ASM1584641v1, whole genome shotgun sequence DNA encodes the following proteins:
- the atoh1a gene encoding protein atonal homolog 1a — translation MDGMNVDGVSKDTREMNQLDVQHPSLGRGEQREYPPALALMASSDPRAWLAPVQAGTCAAHSEYLLHSPGSSAEGVSSGSSHSSNFRKSSKSPVKVRELCRLKGVVGADEGRQRAPSSKSTNGVQKQRRVAANARERRRMHGLNHAFDALRSVIPAFDNDKKLSKYDTLQMAQIYINALSDLLQGPGAKVDPPNCELMSANVFEEDHSPRGSPDVCRRGAGAGFPVQLSGIPYQFEDEAFASFMEQEIQSPSGASKSGSDGNKDSPRSNRSDGEFSPHSHFSDSDETHLELQSEDELSELKLPNHRAF, via the coding sequence ATGGATGGAATGAACGTGGACGGCGTAAGCAAGGACACGAGGGAGATGAATCAACTCGACGTCCAGCATCCGAGCCTGGGGCGGGGGGAACAGCGCGAGTACCCACCAGCTTTGGCACTCATGGCCAGCAGTGACCCACGCGCCTGGCTGGCTCCCGTGCAGGCTGGCACCTGCGCGGCACACTCCGAATACCTGCTGCACTCGCCCGGCTCGAGCGCGGAAGGCGTGTCCTCAGGCTCGAGCCACAGCTCAAACTTCAGGAAGAGCAGCAAGAGTCCTGTCAAAGTACGCGAGCTGTGCCGGCTAAAGGGGGTCGTGGGAGCAGATGAGGGCAGACAGCGTGCCCCGTCCAGTAAATCAACCAACGGTGTGCAGAAACAGAGGCGAGTTGCTGCCAATGCTCGGGAGAGGCGAAGGATGCACGGACTGAACCACGCTTTCGACGCGCTGCGCAGTGTCATCCCCGCCTTCGACAATGACAAGAAGCTCTCCAAATATGACACTCTACAGATGGCTCAGATCTACATCAACGCCCTGTCCGACTTGCTCCAGGGCCCCGGTGCTAAAGTTGACCCGCCAAATTGCGAATTGATGTCTGCCAATGTTTTCGAAGAGGACCACTCACCCCGAGGATCGCCGGACGTCTGTCGGCGAGGCGCGGGTGCAGGTTTCCCCGTTCAGCTGTCGGGTATACCTTATCAGTTTGAGGACGAAGCGTTCGCCTCTTTCATGGAGCAGGAGATTCAGTCTCCCTCTGGAGCCAGCAAATCCGGTTCGGACGGCAATAAAGACTCGCCCAGGTCGAACCGAAGCGACGGAGAGTTTTCCCCGCACTCGCACTTCAGCGACTCGGACGAAACGCACTTGGAGTTGCAGAGCGAGGACGAGCTCTCTGAACTGAAACTGCCCAACCACCGCGCTTTTTAG